The following proteins are encoded in a genomic region of Glycine max cultivar Williams 82 chromosome 18, Glycine_max_v4.0, whole genome shotgun sequence:
- the LOC113000175 gene encoding uncharacterized protein, with amino-acid sequence MALIGNLSSELTNKKFDWSRPIRDHVTEMANLVAKLNSMGMQMSESFLVQFILNSLPTEFGQFQVNYNALKEKWNFQEIKAMLNQEKWRLKKMKENSIHLMTHDGASTSKSKSGKKDKEIKVKEGGVHKEKKCYF; translated from the coding sequence atggcACTTATCGGGAACCTGTCAAGTGAGTTAACCAATAAGAAATTTGATTGGTCTCGACCAATTCGTGATCATGTGACAGAAATGGCTAATCTGGTAGCAAAGTTGAATTCCATGGGAATGCAAATGAGTGAGTCCTTTCTAGTACAATTTATTTTGAACTCTCTTCCTACTGAATTTGGCCAGTTTCAAGTGAACTATAACGCTCTTAAGGAAAAATGGAATTTTCAAGAAATTAAGGCCATGTTAAATCAAGAGAAATGGAGATTAAAGAAAATGAAGGAGAACTCAATTCATCTCATGACTCATGATGGAGCCAGTACCAGTAAGAGTAAATCGGGTAAAAAGGACAAGGAAATAAAGGTCAAAGAGGGAGGAGTCCATAAAGAGAAGAAGTGCTACTTCTAA